From Carya illinoinensis cultivar Pawnee chromosome 5, C.illinoinensisPawnee_v1, whole genome shotgun sequence, one genomic window encodes:
- the LOC122311127 gene encoding uncharacterized protein LOC122311127 isoform X2, protein MEYERILQPQGGGLSPGKLRTMLLGAKRKSIQEEGLRSNFTSRSHSSSSSSPQIHDAGDSGSDNCKVVDVVTVLPECSTSTAVYSLGSDMVTDRRLNTLINSRHKTQEDSTLDCDNGHDGMTVSSALFEFQKAERAPQRVPLGPFSKPAPSKWDDAQKWIVSPTSNRPKMGQAQVHGGQGVGSRKAANVGYQLSAKVVVEVPEQRVASFEEPDTKRIDTNQAKMECAGMKFVSWEVDHPYPIADSYGKPVLMIENSVGESVINLSQHDSSVAIQSATTFIPPPSTARSVSMRDMGTEMTPIASQEPSRTGTPVRATTPTRSPISSRPTTPCRAAPASSPFDPCNDHLELNKNELSEKELQMKTRREIMVLGTQLGKMNIAAWASKEEDKDASTSLKTLASEKPAKSVTETRAEAWEEAEKAKYLARFKREEMKIQAWENHQKAKTEAEMRKVETISHVTGLFCFTMTSCLAFSIRYLISCQEQCRILYFST, encoded by the exons ATGGAGTACGAAAGGATTCTACAGCCTCAG GGTGGGGGATTGTCGCCTGGGAAGTTGAGGACCATGCTACTTGGAGCGAAAAGGAAATCAATCCAAGAGGAAGGGCTTCGCTCTAATTTCACCTCGAGATCTcattcgtcttcttcttcttctcctcagaTTCATGACGCTG GTGATAGCGGTTCTGACAATTGCAAAGTTGTAGATGTTGTGACTGTTCTTCCTGAGTGCTCCACTTCAACTGCAGTCTACTCATTAGGCTCGGATATGGTAACTGACCGCAGATTGAACACATTAATCAATTCAAGGCATAAAACTCAAGAAGATTCTACATTGGATTGTGATAATGGGCATGACGGCATGACTGTGTCCTCAGCCCTCTTTGAGTTTCAGAAGGCTGAGCGGGCCCCCCAAAGAGTGCCTCTTGGGCCATTCTCAAAACCGGCACCATCCAAATGGGATGATGCCCAAAAGTGGATTGTGAGCCCTACTTCAAACCGGCCAAAGATGGGGCAGGCTCAAGTGCATGGTGGGCAAGGAGTTGGATCACGAAAGGCAGCTAATGTTGGTTATCAGCTGTCTGCTAAGGTTGTTGTTGAAGTTCCAGAGCAAAGAGTTGCTTCTTTCGAAGAACCAGATACGAAGCGGATTGATACGAATCAAGCTAAGATGGAATGTGCGGGGATGAAGTTTGTCAGTTGGGAAGTAGACCACCCCTATCCAATTGCAGATTCATATGGCAAGCCTGTCCTCATGATTGAGAACTCTGTTGGAGAGTCAGTGA TTAATCTCAGCCAACATGATTCATCTGTAGCCATCCAGAGTGCAACTACATTTATACCGCCTCCCTCAACAGCTCGGTCTGTATCAATGAGAGATATGGGCACCGAAATGACTCCTATTGCTAGCCAAGAACCTTCCAGGACTGGAACTCCTGTGAGGGCAACAACACCAACGCGCAGCCCAATTTCTTCTAGGCCAACTACTCCATGCAGAGCTGCCCCTGCTTCATCACCATTTGATCCATGTAATGATCATCTGGAACTTAACAAGAATGAGTTATCTGAAAAGGAGCTACAGATGAAAACTAGGAGAGAGATAATGGTTCTTGGGACACAGCTGGGGAAAATGAATATTGCTGCTTGGGCTAGCAAAGAGGAGGATAAGGATGCATCCACTTCACTGAAAACTTTAGCTTCAGAAAAGCCAGCTAAGAGTGTCACAGAGACACGTGCAGAAGCTTGGGAGGAGGCGGAGAAAGCCAAATATTTGGCCAG GTTCAAACGTGAAGAGATGAAAATTCAGGCATGGGAGAATCATCAAAAAGCCAAAACAGAAGCTGAGATGAGGAAAGTTGAG ACAATCAGCCATGTAACTGGGCTCTTCTGCTTCACTATGACCTCTTGCTTGGCCTTTTCAATAAGATATCTCATTTCCTGCCAAGAACAATGCAGAATCTTGTACTTCAGCACCTAA
- the LOC122311403 gene encoding protein SLOW GREEN 1, chloroplastic gives MSFTLAALSSSSSSITSLSSSISSTKPSSSSSYLRFSTPNLQYPHSRLKVFACATHTPNVTTEKNPPPIVRTLGRYTKAALFVCATAAMIAKLSVLPARAESPTALSQQTPILEEEQDQAQAEAAAQDRDLSSPLSELLESNSEAVETLKSLLQENLENGEDEQALKILRRLVAAQPSATEWKFLMGRLLNEMGDAENARRVFEEILALDPLSFEALFENALIMDRCGEGEAVIKRLEDALNIALEENKAKEARDVRFIMAQIQFLQKNVEEALRTYQDLAKEDPKDFRPYFCMGMIYSLQDRNAEARDQFAKYRELSPKKYEVEGYLRTPLSRMKLFGSNEN, from the coding sequence ATGAGCTTCACTTTAGCCGCATtatcgtcgtcgtcgtcgtcaaTCACTTCCCTCTCCTCCTCCATCTCCAGTACAAaaccatcatcttcttcttcgtatCTCCGTTTTAGCACTCCAAATCTCCAGTATCCCCACTCTCGCCTCAAAGTCTTTGCTTGCGCGACTCACACCCCAAATGTCACCACCGAAAAGAACCCCCCGCCCATTGTTCGAACACTTGGTCGCTACACAAAAGCCGCACTTTTCGTCTGTGCCACGGCCGCAATGATAGCAAAGCTTTCGGTGTTGCCAGCCAGAGCGGAATCTCCTACCGCACTTTCCCAGCAAACCCCGATTCTTGAAGAAGAGCAGGACCAAGCTCAAGCCGAAGCTGCAGCCCAAGACCGAGACCTGTCCTCCCCATTGTCCGAGTTACTCGAATCGAATTCCGAAGCCGTCGAGACCTTGAAGTCGCTATTGCAAGAAAATCTCGAGAATGGAGAGGACGAACAGGCTCTCAAGATCCTCAGACGCCTGGTTGCTGCACAGCCCTCTGCGACCGAGTGGAAGTTCCTGATGGGGAGGTTGTTAAACGAAATGGGCGACGCCGAGAATGCGCGCAGAGTGTTTGAAGAAATTCTAGCTCTGGACCCGTTGTCGTTTGAAGCATTGTTTGAGAACGCTTTGATTATGGACCGGTGTGGGGAAGGCGAGGCCGTGATTAAGCGGTTGGAAGACGCGTTGAATATTGCGTTGGAGGAGAACAAGGCGAAGGAGGCACGGGACGTGCGGTTCATAATGGCACAGATACAGTTTTTGCAGAAGAATGTGGAGGAGGCTTTGAGGACTTACCAGGATTTGGCGAAGGAGGATCCCAAAGATTTTAGGCCCTATTTTTGTATGGGGATGATTTATAGCTTGCAGGACAGGAATGCTGAGGCGAGAGATCAGTTTGCCAAGTACCGGGAGCTTTCTCCAAAGAAGTATGAGGTAGAGGGGTACTTGAGAACCCCATTGTCGAGGATGAAGCTATTTGGTTCGAATGAGAATTAA
- the LOC122311127 gene encoding uncharacterized protein LOC122311127 isoform X3 has protein sequence MEYERILQPQGGGLSPGKLRTMLLGAKRKSIQEEGLRSNFTSRSHSSSSSSPQIHDAGDSGSDNCKVVDVVTVLPECSTSTAVYSLGSDMVTDRRLNTLINSRHKTQEDSTLDCDNGHDGMTVSSALFEFQKAERAPQRVPLGPFSKPAPSKWDDAQKWIVSPTSNRPKMGQAQVHGGQGVGSRKAANVGYQLSAKVVVEVPEQRVASFEEPDTKRIDTNQAKMECAGMKFVSWEVDHPYPIADSYGKPVLMIENSVGESVINLSQHDSSVAIQSATTFIPPPSTARSVSMRDMGTEMTPIASQEPSRTGTPVRATTPTRSPISSRPTTPCRAAPASSPFDPCNDHLELNKNELSEKELQMKTRREIMVLGTQLGKMNIAAWASKEEDKDASTSLKTLASEKPAKSVTETRAEAWEEAEKAKYLARFKREEMKIQAWENHQKAKTEAEMRKVECVVFR, from the exons ATGGAGTACGAAAGGATTCTACAGCCTCAG GGTGGGGGATTGTCGCCTGGGAAGTTGAGGACCATGCTACTTGGAGCGAAAAGGAAATCAATCCAAGAGGAAGGGCTTCGCTCTAATTTCACCTCGAGATCTcattcgtcttcttcttcttctcctcagaTTCATGACGCTG GTGATAGCGGTTCTGACAATTGCAAAGTTGTAGATGTTGTGACTGTTCTTCCTGAGTGCTCCACTTCAACTGCAGTCTACTCATTAGGCTCGGATATGGTAACTGACCGCAGATTGAACACATTAATCAATTCAAGGCATAAAACTCAAGAAGATTCTACATTGGATTGTGATAATGGGCATGACGGCATGACTGTGTCCTCAGCCCTCTTTGAGTTTCAGAAGGCTGAGCGGGCCCCCCAAAGAGTGCCTCTTGGGCCATTCTCAAAACCGGCACCATCCAAATGGGATGATGCCCAAAAGTGGATTGTGAGCCCTACTTCAAACCGGCCAAAGATGGGGCAGGCTCAAGTGCATGGTGGGCAAGGAGTTGGATCACGAAAGGCAGCTAATGTTGGTTATCAGCTGTCTGCTAAGGTTGTTGTTGAAGTTCCAGAGCAAAGAGTTGCTTCTTTCGAAGAACCAGATACGAAGCGGATTGATACGAATCAAGCTAAGATGGAATGTGCGGGGATGAAGTTTGTCAGTTGGGAAGTAGACCACCCCTATCCAATTGCAGATTCATATGGCAAGCCTGTCCTCATGATTGAGAACTCTGTTGGAGAGTCAGTGA TTAATCTCAGCCAACATGATTCATCTGTAGCCATCCAGAGTGCAACTACATTTATACCGCCTCCCTCAACAGCTCGGTCTGTATCAATGAGAGATATGGGCACCGAAATGACTCCTATTGCTAGCCAAGAACCTTCCAGGACTGGAACTCCTGTGAGGGCAACAACACCAACGCGCAGCCCAATTTCTTCTAGGCCAACTACTCCATGCAGAGCTGCCCCTGCTTCATCACCATTTGATCCATGTAATGATCATCTGGAACTTAACAAGAATGAGTTATCTGAAAAGGAGCTACAGATGAAAACTAGGAGAGAGATAATGGTTCTTGGGACACAGCTGGGGAAAATGAATATTGCTGCTTGGGCTAGCAAAGAGGAGGATAAGGATGCATCCACTTCACTGAAAACTTTAGCTTCAGAAAAGCCAGCTAAGAGTGTCACAGAGACACGTGCAGAAGCTTGGGAGGAGGCGGAGAAAGCCAAATATTTGGCCAG GTTCAAACGTGAAGAGATGAAAATTCAGGCATGGGAGAATCATCAAAAAGCCAAAACAGAAGCTGAGATGAGGAAAGTTGAG TGTGTGGTTTTCAGGTAG
- the LOC122311127 gene encoding uncharacterized protein LOC122311127 isoform X1: MEYERILQPQGGGLSPGKLRTMLLGAKRKSIQEEGLRSNFTSRSHSSSSSSPQIHDAGDSGSDNCKVVDVVTVLPECSTSTAVYSLGSDMVTDRRLNTLINSRHKTQEDSTLDCDNGHDGMTVSSALFEFQKAERAPQRVPLGPFSKPAPSKWDDAQKWIVSPTSNRPKMGQAQVHGGQGVGSRKAANVGYQLSAKVVVEVPEQRVASFEEPDTKRIDTNQAKMECAGMKFVSWEVDHPYPIADSYGKPVLMIENSVGESVINLSQHDSSVAIQSATTFIPPPSTARSVSMRDMGTEMTPIASQEPSRTGTPVRATTPTRSPISSRPTTPCRAAPASSPFDPCNDHLELNKNELSEKELQMKTRREIMVLGTQLGKMNIAAWASKEEDKDASTSLKTLASEKPAKSVTETRAEAWEEAEKAKYLARFKREEMKIQAWENHQKAKTEAEMRKVEVEVERIRGQAHDKLMNKLAAARHKAEEKRAAAETKRNRQASKTEQQTEYIRRTGRIPYSFSCCGWCS; encoded by the exons ATGGAGTACGAAAGGATTCTACAGCCTCAG GGTGGGGGATTGTCGCCTGGGAAGTTGAGGACCATGCTACTTGGAGCGAAAAGGAAATCAATCCAAGAGGAAGGGCTTCGCTCTAATTTCACCTCGAGATCTcattcgtcttcttcttcttctcctcagaTTCATGACGCTG GTGATAGCGGTTCTGACAATTGCAAAGTTGTAGATGTTGTGACTGTTCTTCCTGAGTGCTCCACTTCAACTGCAGTCTACTCATTAGGCTCGGATATGGTAACTGACCGCAGATTGAACACATTAATCAATTCAAGGCATAAAACTCAAGAAGATTCTACATTGGATTGTGATAATGGGCATGACGGCATGACTGTGTCCTCAGCCCTCTTTGAGTTTCAGAAGGCTGAGCGGGCCCCCCAAAGAGTGCCTCTTGGGCCATTCTCAAAACCGGCACCATCCAAATGGGATGATGCCCAAAAGTGGATTGTGAGCCCTACTTCAAACCGGCCAAAGATGGGGCAGGCTCAAGTGCATGGTGGGCAAGGAGTTGGATCACGAAAGGCAGCTAATGTTGGTTATCAGCTGTCTGCTAAGGTTGTTGTTGAAGTTCCAGAGCAAAGAGTTGCTTCTTTCGAAGAACCAGATACGAAGCGGATTGATACGAATCAAGCTAAGATGGAATGTGCGGGGATGAAGTTTGTCAGTTGGGAAGTAGACCACCCCTATCCAATTGCAGATTCATATGGCAAGCCTGTCCTCATGATTGAGAACTCTGTTGGAGAGTCAGTGA TTAATCTCAGCCAACATGATTCATCTGTAGCCATCCAGAGTGCAACTACATTTATACCGCCTCCCTCAACAGCTCGGTCTGTATCAATGAGAGATATGGGCACCGAAATGACTCCTATTGCTAGCCAAGAACCTTCCAGGACTGGAACTCCTGTGAGGGCAACAACACCAACGCGCAGCCCAATTTCTTCTAGGCCAACTACTCCATGCAGAGCTGCCCCTGCTTCATCACCATTTGATCCATGTAATGATCATCTGGAACTTAACAAGAATGAGTTATCTGAAAAGGAGCTACAGATGAAAACTAGGAGAGAGATAATGGTTCTTGGGACACAGCTGGGGAAAATGAATATTGCTGCTTGGGCTAGCAAAGAGGAGGATAAGGATGCATCCACTTCACTGAAAACTTTAGCTTCAGAAAAGCCAGCTAAGAGTGTCACAGAGACACGTGCAGAAGCTTGGGAGGAGGCGGAGAAAGCCAAATATTTGGCCAG GTTCAAACGTGAAGAGATGAAAATTCAGGCATGGGAGAATCATCAAAAAGCCAAAACAGAAGCTGAGATGAGGAAAGTTGAG GTAGAGGTTGAAAGAATAAGGGGGCAAGCACATGATAAGCTTATGAATAAATTAGCAGCTGCAAGACACAAGGCTGAAGAAAAGCGAGCAGCGGCCGAAACCAAGAGAAACCGGCAAGCTTCAAAAACTGAGCAGCAAACAGAGTATATACGCCGAACTGGTCGCATCCCTTACTCGTTTTCATGTTGTGGTTGGTGCTCCTAA